In Chryseobacterium oranimense, a single window of DNA contains:
- a CDS encoding 7-carboxy-7-deazaguanine synthase QueE, translating into MNKEEDILLKEGKMLPVMEHFYTLQGEGAHTGKASYFIRLGGCDVGCHWCDVKESWDPNLHPLMNAEEIAETAAKHCKTIVLTGGEPLMWNLDILTGKLKELGCTIHIETSGAYPMSGQIDWITLSPKKTGLPKEEIYQKASELKVIIFNQHDFTFAQEQAAKVSASCKLYMQSEWSKRDEMYPKITDFILAHPEWLASVQTHKYLNIP; encoded by the coding sequence ATGAACAAAGAAGAAGATATTTTATTAAAAGAAGGTAAAATGCTCCCTGTGATGGAGCATTTTTATACTTTACAGGGAGAAGGGGCGCACACCGGAAAAGCATCCTATTTCATCAGATTGGGAGGTTGCGATGTCGGGTGCCACTGGTGCGATGTAAAAGAAAGCTGGGATCCCAACTTACATCCGCTGATGAATGCAGAGGAAATTGCCGAAACTGCAGCAAAACACTGTAAGACGATTGTTTTAACAGGAGGAGAACCATTAATGTGGAATCTTGATATCCTGACAGGGAAATTAAAAGAACTGGGATGCACCATCCATATTGAAACCTCAGGAGCCTATCCAATGAGCGGACAGATCGACTGGATTACGCTTTCACCTAAAAAAACAGGACTTCCGAAAGAAGAAATCTATCAGAAAGCAAGCGAGCTTAAAGTGATCATATTCAATCAGCATGATTTTACCTTCGCACAGGAGCAGGCGGCAAAAGTTTCTGCCAGCTGTAAACTGTATATGCAGAGCGAATGGAGCAAGCGAGATGAAATGTATCCAAAGATTACCGATTTTATTTTAGCCCACCCGGAATGGCTGGCTTCGGTTCAGACCCATAAATATCTGAATATACCGTAA